Part of the Micromonospora inyonensis genome, GGGTCTCCCCGGCGTCCACGTGGAACGAGACGCCGTTGAGCACCGGGTGGGTGCCGAGCGGGCCGTCGAAGGAGACGACGAGGTCGTCGACGCTCAACAGCGGTTGCCGGGTGGGTGGTGGTGCCACCATCGCAGGTCCTCCGGGTCCGGGCGGGTCAGCCGAGCGAGACGCCGGCGAAGTCGGGCAGGTCGTTCGGGGTGGGGGTGAAGCCCTGCACGCCCTTGCGCAGCACCACGTTGCCGCTGAGGTCGAGCGGGAAGATGCCCACCGCGTCGGCCCAGACGATCTTTCCGGCCTGGGCGTAGAGCTCGGCGCGGCGGTCCTGGTCGAGTTCCCGGCGGGCCTCCAGCAGGATCTTGTCCAGCGCCGGGTTGGCGTACCCGTTGCGCTTGGCGGTGGAGAGGTAGAGCCGGGCCAGGGTGAAGTCGGCGTCCCCGGTGACCGTGCTGCCGGTGGTCATGGTGCTGTCCCAGTCGAGCTTGAGCAGCCGGTCGAGCCAGGTGGCCCGCTCCAGTTCCTGGGGCTTGACCACGATGCCGGCCTTGGCCCAGTCGCTGATCATCGCGTCGGCGAAGGAGTTGCCGTTGGTGCAGCAGCCGGTACTCCACATCATGGTGGTGGTGAAACCGTTCGGGAAGCCGGCCTCGGTGAGCAGTTGCTTCGCCCGGGCCGGGTCGTAGCCGTACGGGTTCTGCTTCGCCGCCCCGAACACCGCCTCGGGCAGCGGCCCGGCGGCGGGGGTGCCGGCCTGGTCGAAGAGGGACTTCCTGATGGTGTCGAGGTTCAGGGCGTGCCACATGGCCTGCCGGACCCGGGGGTCGGTGAACGGCTTCCGGGAGCTGTTGAACCAGATGTAGTAGTTGGCGTACGTGGGGAACGAGGTGACGGTGAGCCGGTCGTCGTCGCGCAGCCCGGTCAGCTGGTCCGGCGGCAGCCCCCAGGTGACGTCGATCTCGTCGTTCTCCAGCGCGGTCACCCGGCCGGAGATCTCCGGGATGTACCGGTAGGAGATCTTCTCCAGCTTCGGACGCTCGCCCCGGTACGCGTCGTTGCGCACCAGCTCGACGCTCTGTCCGGCGGTGAACGAGGCGACCTTGAACGGGCCGGTGCCGTACGGGGCGGTGAAGAAGCTCTGGTCGCCGAGCTTGGCCGCCGGGGCGATCCAGACCAGGGTGAGGTTGCTCAGCACGGTGCCGAGCGCCTCGCTGGTGCGGATGGTCAGGGTGCGCTCGTCCGGGGTCTCGATCGCGGCGACGGCGGCCCAGAGTCCGGCCAGCGGTCCCTTGCCGTCGATCAGGGCCTGCACGGACGCCTTGGCGTCGGCGCTGGTCAGTGGGGTGCCGTCGGCGAAGGTGACGCCGCTGCGCAGGGTGAACTGCCAGGTCAGCGGGTCCGGGTTGGTCCACTTCTCGGCGAGGTTCGGCACGATCTCACCGTCGCGGCGGGACACCAGGGTCTCGAAGGCCTCCTGCACGACGGTGAGGGTGGGCTGGTCGGCCGAGTTCGCGGCGTACGGGTTGAGCGAGACCACCGGGGTCGGGTTGGCCACCCGCAGGGTGGTCCGGCCGGCGGTGGTGTCGCCGCCGGTGTCGCTGTCGAAGGAGCAGGCGGTGAGGGCGAGGACGCTGGCGAGGGCCAGCGCGCCGAGGCGGGTCTTCGGGTTTCTCATGTGTCGTCCGTTCCGCTGGCGAGGGGGATTACCGGGTGGAGAGGTTCGGGTCGGAGCGGTCCCGCAGTTCGTCGCCGAGCACGCCCGCGCAGACCACGAAGAGCGCGAGGACCAGACCGGGCAGGGTGGCGATCCACCAGGCGCCGGCCAGGTGGTCCCGACCGTTGGCGATGGTGGTGCCCCAGCTCGGGGTGCCGGGCGGGATGCCGAGCGACAGGAAGCTCAGCGACGCCTCGGCGACGATGACGAAGCCCAGCTGGACGGTGGCCACGACGAGCACCGGGCTGAGCACCGCCGGCAGCACGCAGTGGCGCACGACGTGCCACGGCCCGGCGCCGAGCGTGCGCGCGGCGTTGGCGAAGTCGCGGGACCGGGTGGCGAGGGTCTGCGCCCGCGCCACCCGGGCGAAGACCGGCCAGGTGGTGATGGAGAGGGTGAGCACCACGTTGGTGACACTGGCGCCGAGCACACCGGCGACGAAGACGGCGAGCAGGATGGAGGGGAAGGCGAGCTGGATGTCGGCCAGCCGCATCACCACCGTGTCGACCACGCCGCCCCGGTAGCCGCAGAGCACGCCCAGCGCGGAACCGATCGTGCCGGCGATCAGCAGGGTGGCCGCGCCGACCAGCATGGACACCCGGGCGCCCTGCATGATCTGGGCGAGCAGGTCCCGGCCGACCTGGTCGGTGCCGAGCAGGGCGAGGCCGCCGTCGGCGAGCCGGCTGCCCGGCGGCAGCAGCCGGTCGGTGACCGAGGTGGCGATCGGGTCGTACCGCGCGACCATCGGCCCGAACACCCCGGCGACGAGGTACGCCGCGATGACGCCCAGCGGGATCCAGAGCCGCAGCCGGCGGCGACGGGCGGGGGGCGGCGTGCCGGTCGGGGTGGCCTCCGCCGCTGCGGGCGCCACGTCGGGCAGCGGGGTGCCGGGGACGGCGCCGGTCATGTCGACCATCTCCTCAGACGCTCTCGCGGACCCGGGGGTCCAGCCGGACGTACAGCAGATCGACCACGAGGTTGATGACGATGAAGATGGCCGCGACCGTGATCACGCAGGCCTGCACGACGGAGTAGTCCCGGGCGGCGATCGCGTCGGTCATCAGCCGGCCCACACCGGGCCAGGCGAAGACGGTCTCCACGATCACCGCGCCGCCGAGCAGGCTGCCGAACTCCAGGCCGGCGACGGTGACCACCGGCAGCAACATGGTCCGCATCGCGTGGGAGCCGACCACCCGCCACTCGGACAGGCCCTTGGCCCGGGCGGTGACCACGTAGTCCTCGTGCAGCACGTCGAGCAGTCCGCTGCGGACCAGTCGCAGCACCACGCTGAGCAGTGGCAGGGCGAGGGTGACGGCGGGCATCACCATGGCGGCCGGCGAGGACGCCCCGGAGCTGGGCAGCAGGTGCAGGAACCGGGAGAAGACCAGGATCAGCATGATGCCGACCCAGAACGAGGGCAGCGACTGGGTGAGCATGGACAGCACGGAGACCGTCCGGTCGACGAGCCCGCCGGGACGGGTCGCGGCCAGCACGCCCAGGGCGAAGCCGAGCACCAGGGCGACGGCGAAGGCGGTGAGCGACAGTGCGGCCGTGGCGCTCAGGTGGCCGAGCACCAGGTCCGTCGCGCTGCCGCCGAGCCGGAAGGACTCGCCGAAGTCGAGCGCGGCGGCCCGCTGCAGGAACCGGACGTACTGCACGGGCAGCGTGGCGTCCAGGCCGTACTCCCGACGAAGCGCGTCGACGGCCTCGGGATCGGCGTCCGGGCCGAGCACGGCGGTGGCCGGGTCTCCGTCGACCGCCCGCATGGCGAAGAACACCACGGTCGCGGCACCGAAGAGGACCAGCACCGAGATGGCGAGCCGGCGGATGGCGTAGCGCAGCATGTCCGGTCCTCAGCCGGCGGACGGTGGTGTCGACGCCGGGTCGGTGGCGAGGGCCGCCTCGACACCCTCGACGATCGCGACGGCGGCCCGGCCCTCCTCGCCGCTGACCGGGGTGGGCCCGCCGGTCAGCGCGGCGTCCGCGAACGCCTCCAGCTGGGTACGCAGGTTGTACGCGCCGCCGGGGCCGCGACTGGGCCAGAAGTACGTGTCCAGGTAGCCGGCCGTGCCCGCGCGCTGGGCGTAGAGCAGGTCGTTGTGGGAGAGGTCCATCTCCAGCAGGCCGTGCTCGCCGACGATCCGCAGCCCCGCGTCGGCCCGGGAGGGACGGGAGTGCGGCAGCGTCCAGGTGTTCTCCATGGTGCCGATCGCGCCGTCGTCGAAGCGGACGGTCGCGTGCACGACGTCGTGGCTGGGCGAGAGGACCTTACGGCCGACCGCGCCGGTGACCTCGACCTCGCGGCCGGTGACGAACCGCAGCAGGTCGGCGTCGTGGATGCCGAGGAACCAGGCCACCGAGGTGCGGTCCCAGATGCCCGCGCCGACCGCCTGGGAGGTGCAGCGCCACACCTTGACGTGCCAGATCTCGCCGAGCTCACCGGAGCGCACGATCTCGCGCAGCCGGATGACCCGCGGGTCGAAGCGCAGGATGTGACCGATCATCAGGGCGTCGGGGTCGGGCCGACCGGCGAGGATCCGGTCGCAGCTGGCGGTGGAGAGCGCCATCGGCTTCTCCAGCAGCACCCGCCGGCCGGCGGCGAGCGCGGCGAGCGTCGCCTCCTCGTGCAGGTGGTCGGGGGTGCAGATGCTCACCGCGTCGACCTCGTCGAGCAGGTCCGTGACGTCCGGGACGGCTCGGACCCCGAGGGTGTCCACGGCCCAGTCGCGGTTGCGGGGTGCCGGATCGGCGACGGCGACCAACTCGACCTGTCGCATCTCGCGCAGCGCGCGGGCGTGCAACTGGCCCTGGACACCGATTCCGACCACACCGATCCTGAGGCGGTCCACGCCAAGCCTCCCATAGTTTCGCACCAGTCGAGAGCTAGGTATGCACCTAGCTGGCATAGTTGTACACCTGATCACGGCGCCTGACAAGACCCGAGATTCGCCTGCTCAGCGGCGCTTTCGAGCAGCCCGGGGCTGCCGTCGACCCGCGACGGAGCGGGGCATCGATGGCCTCGGAAGGCGCGCAGAAGTGGCGAGGGGCGGCGGTTCCCTCTGGTGTCGTGGCGATGCGCACCGCGGGTGGCAGCGGGCGGCGTGGGTGCCGGGACAGGCGGCCCGGTCGCGGTCGCGTTCGGACGGACGTTGACACCTCGGGTGGATACACACGAAGATGCCGTATGACGTCGGTGCCGGGCTCGGTCCCCTTCACTTCCCGGGTCAACCGCCGCAGGTTCCTCCAGATGGCGGCCACTGCCGGCGCGCTCGCTGTGGTGTCGGTCGCGCCGTCCGGCCCGCACCCGGAACTCCTCGCCGACGACGCGGTGGCCCGGACCTACCATCGTGTGTTGTTGCGCCATACCCGGTGGGCTGAGACGCAGTGGGACGCGACCGCCGGGCACTACCGGGCCACGAACTTCTCCTTCGCGGTGGTTCTCGGCAACGCGCTGGTGCTGACGCGCGGCACGTACGACGAGGCGCTGGCGGGCATCGACGCCGAGACCCTGAAGGCGCACACCGTGGCGACGCTGTCGCACTTCGCCGCGTCGAACCGGTTGACCGGTGGCACCGAGTGGGGCAAGACCCTCTACTTCGACAGCACATTCCAGCTGTACTTCCAACTTGCCGGCCGCCTGCTCTGGGACGACCTCGACGCGACCACCCGGGCCAACCTGGACCAGCTCGCCCAGTTGCAGGCGGCTTACACCGCGTCCCTCGGCACCGGCGACGACCCGCGGTCACCGGGATGGACGACGAACGGACTCGCCGGTGGCTGGGTCGGCGACACCAAGCTGGAGGAGATGGGCGTCCACGCGCAATCCCTCGCACCCGGCCTCGCCTGGGCACCCGACGCTCCGGACGCCGCGTCCTGG contains:
- a CDS encoding ABC transporter permease, encoding MLRYAIRRLAISVLVLFGAATVVFFAMRAVDGDPATAVLGPDADPEAVDALRREYGLDATLPVQYVRFLQRAAALDFGESFRLGGSATDLVLGHLSATAALSLTAFAVALVLGFALGVLAATRPGGLVDRTVSVLSMLTQSLPSFWVGIMLILVFSRFLHLLPSSGASSPAAMVMPAVTLALPLLSVVLRLVRSGLLDVLHEDYVVTARAKGLSEWRVVGSHAMRTMLLPVVTVAGLEFGSLLGGAVIVETVFAWPGVGRLMTDAIAARDYSVVQACVITVAAIFIVINLVVDLLYVRLDPRVRESV
- a CDS encoding ABC transporter substrate-binding protein, translating into MRNPKTRLGALALASVLALTACSFDSDTGGDTTAGRTTLRVANPTPVVSLNPYAANSADQPTLTVVQEAFETLVSRRDGEIVPNLAEKWTNPDPLTWQFTLRSGVTFADGTPLTSADAKASVQALIDGKGPLAGLWAAVAAIETPDERTLTIRTSEALGTVLSNLTLVWIAPAAKLGDQSFFTAPYGTGPFKVASFTAGQSVELVRNDAYRGERPKLEKISYRYIPEISGRVTALENDEIDVTWGLPPDQLTGLRDDDRLTVTSFPTYANYYIWFNSSRKPFTDPRVRQAMWHALNLDTIRKSLFDQAGTPAAGPLPEAVFGAAKQNPYGYDPARAKQLLTEAGFPNGFTTTMMWSTGCCTNGNSFADAMISDWAKAGIVVKPQELERATWLDRLLKLDWDSTMTTGSTVTGDADFTLARLYLSTAKRNGYANPALDKILLEARRELDQDRRAELYAQAGKIVWADAVGIFPLDLSGNVVLRKGVQGFTPTPNDLPDFAGVSLG
- a CDS encoding Gfo/Idh/MocA family protein codes for the protein MDRLRIGVVGIGVQGQLHARALREMRQVELVAVADPAPRNRDWAVDTLGVRAVPDVTDLLDEVDAVSICTPDHLHEEATLAALAAGRRVLLEKPMALSTASCDRILAGRPDPDALMIGHILRFDPRVIRLREIVRSGELGEIWHVKVWRCTSQAVGAGIWDRTSVAWFLGIHDADLLRFVTGREVEVTGAVGRKVLSPSHDVVHATVRFDDGAIGTMENTWTLPHSRPSRADAGLRIVGEHGLLEMDLSHNDLLYAQRAGTAGYLDTYFWPSRGPGGAYNLRTQLEAFADAALTGGPTPVSGEEGRAAVAIVEGVEAALATDPASTPPSAG
- a CDS encoding ABC transporter permease, whose translation is MTGAVPGTPLPDVAPAAAEATPTGTPPPARRRRLRLWIPLGVIAAYLVAGVFGPMVARYDPIATSVTDRLLPPGSRLADGGLALLGTDQVGRDLLAQIMQGARVSMLVGAATLLIAGTIGSALGVLCGYRGGVVDTVVMRLADIQLAFPSILLAVFVAGVLGASVTNVVLTLSITTWPVFARVARAQTLATRSRDFANAARTLGAGPWHVVRHCVLPAVLSPVLVVATVQLGFVIVAEASLSFLSLGIPPGTPSWGTTIANGRDHLAGAWWIATLPGLVLALFVVCAGVLGDELRDRSDPNLSTR